One Setaria viridis chromosome 5, Setaria_viridis_v4.0, whole genome shotgun sequence genomic region harbors:
- the LOC117856868 gene encoding transcription factor bHLH14, producing MDELACPASSGVPPFPVSFSAVSHDQHPPALEFMSCDEILEQWLLGKQDEEEPRDGRRAIQPPPPAPFVERSRPGAWKPGPRTCAPAMSHVEAERQRRDRLNRRFCDLRAAVPRVSRMDRASLLSDAVAYIAELRGRVEQLEKEASRRASLGHCSLPGAPEQEDMALEAWMIGPEAAALRLRTAAERHAPARLMAALRALDLPVHHVCVCRVGGVTVQDVVVDVPSAGLRREGQLRAALRGLLLQESG from the coding sequence ATGGATGAGCTCGCCTGCCCGGCGTCCTCCGGCGTCCCTCCTTTCCCGGTATCCTTCTCCGCCGTCAGCCATGACCAGCACCCACCAGCGCTCGAGTTCATGTCATGTGATGAAATCCTGGAGCAGTGGTTGCTGGGCAAGCAAGACGAGGAGGAGCCCCGGGATGGTCGTCGTGCcatccagccgccgccgccggcaccattCGTGGAGAGGAGCCGGCCGGGGGCATGGAAGCCCGGCCCTCGAACCTGTGCCCCCGCCATGAGCCACGTGGAGgccgagcggcagcggcgggacaGGCTCAACCGCCGGTTCTGCGACCTCCGGGCCGCCGTGCCCAGGGTGTCCCGGATGGACAGGGCGTCCCTCCTCTCCGACGCCGTCGCCTACATCGCCGAGCTGCGTGGCCGCGTTGAGCAGCTCGAGAAGGAGGCCTCCAGGCGTGCCTCCCTCGGCCATTGCTCTTTGCCTGGCGCGCCCGAGCAGGAGGACATGGCATTGGAGGCGTGGATGAtcgggccggaggcggcggcgctgcgcctgAGGACGGCCGCCGAGCGCCACGCCCCCGCGCGCCTCATGGCCGCGCTCCGCGCGCTGGACCTGCCGGTGCACCACGTCTGCGTGTGCCGCGTGGGCGGCGTCACCGTGCAGGACGTCGTCGTGGACGTGCCGTCGGCCGGGCTGCGGCGAGAGGGCCAGCTTCGCGCGGCGCTTCGCGGATTGTTACTGCAGGAGAGCGGCTAG